The nucleotide window TATAATCGGTTGCAATAACCCAAGTGGGTCATAAATACTATTTATCGATGCTAATACTGCTCTTTTAGTAGAATCCTTTGGTAGTTGGagcttacaatttaaaatgaaaatatcagcTTTAGGGTTCCAAGTTACCCCTAAAACCTGGTGATCGTCTTCATGTGAGAGAATCATGAATGGTTTTGAGGTATCTAAATTTAAAGCATTTAATACATGGGGCACGTTAGATACCCACTTTCGAAGTTCAAAACCACGTGGTGCTAAAATACTGATAACTCCTTTGATGGATGTTACAGCTAAtggtattgattttttattagtCACGAAGTCGTCAACATAAAACTCTTTTTTGATTGTAAGCGCAGGCTCTGGATAAATATGAGCTTTTTCATGTCCAGCTTGTTGCAGGCATCTTTCAGCTTGGAAAGAAGCTGAACCAGTCCCATACGTCACAGTGTTTAGCTCAAAAATTTGTACCGGCTCATTTTCATTGAAACGCCACAGAATTCTCTGCAACCTTCTATGTTCAGGGTCTATTTTTATCTGACGATACATTTTTGTAACGTCAGCTGTTACTGCAACCGCAAATCTACGAAACCTTATCAGTAAATCAAAAATGTCATGCTGAATTTTAGGACCTACGTGAAGAATTGAATTAAGAGAAATACCATTAGAGCTAGGCGCTGATGCATCGAATACTACACGGCATTTGGTTGTTAAGCTACTTTCATTGAAAACGCAATGGTGAGGAATATAATAAGTCGGTAAGTTTTCTCCTTGATCAGAATGAACTGGAGACATATGCCCCAATTCTAAGTATTCGTGCATGAACTCATTATATTGCTTTCGTAGCTGCGGAtgaattgataattttctttcgagagaaaataaacGTCTAAGTGCTGAGCCATACGAATCACCTAAAATTGCTGGAGAATCTTTCAAAGGTAATTTCACCATAAATCTTCCATCTGTGTCGATCTTTAGGGATGACCTAAATAATATCTCAGCTTCATGCGTTTGTTTAGCTGACTGTAATGAGTGGCATTGAAACATGCCTATTTCTGTTTGTTTACTATCATTTTTATACTTATGTTGATAAGAAGATAGAGATAAATTATTAACAGGTGTCAAAATCCATCCTAATTTCGTACTTTGCAAAATTGGGAGTTCAGGgcctaatgaatattttttgaatttcaataaactccaaaaaattgaTGCACCGAAAATAACATGTACTTCGCCTCGTTGAAAATAAATAGGGTCGGCCAATTTCGATTCTACCTTGGATGAAGTAATATCGTACTTTGGAAACGTTTTATCTGGAATAATTAGTGGCAGACTTGGCAACACTGCACAAGTtgcttcaaaagaaaatttcgagttCAAAGATTTCACTGTGATAACAGTACGAAATTTCGAGATTGATGTTCCTACACCTATAATTTTTATTCCCTGTATCGATTCTACTTTGTTC belongs to Bemisia tabaci chromosome 6, PGI_BMITA_v3 and includes:
- the LOC109030519 gene encoding uncharacterized protein, whose amino-acid sequence is MFQCHSLQSAKQTHEAEILFRSSLKIDTDGRFMVKLPLKDSPAILGDSYGSALRRLFSLERKLSIHPQLRKQYNEFMHEYLELGHMSPVHSDQGENLPTYYIPHHCVFNESSLTTKCRVVFDASAPSSNGISLNSILHVGPKIQHDIFDLLIRFRRFAVAVTADVTKMYRQIKIDPEHRRLQRILWRFNENEPVQIFELNTVTYGTGSASFQAERCLQQAGHEKAHIYPEPALTIKKEFYVDDFVTNKKSIPLAVTSIKGVISILAPRGFELRKWVSNVPHVLNALNLDTSKPFMILSHEDDHQVLGVTWNPKADIFILNCKLQLPKDSTKRAVLASINSIYDPLGLLQPIIIRA